AAGACAATTTCACCATGCTTGGCCAAATCATTTACAGTTTCAATCATCACTTCTTGTGATTCCCATAATGATGGTCGTAAGTTAGGATCGTACGTCGTTGGTACGTGATGTTCTTCAATTAACGTAATCAAATGCCGAAAAGTTGCCCGCGATGTTTGTGAAATTGCTGGGAAAATTCCTGACAAGTGGACCATTTTCACGTCACTAAAATTGATTCCATCTAATTTATCTGCCGTTAAATGCGCAGCTGCCGAACCTTTCCGGAAATTAAATGTTTCTGGATCCCCCTTTGTAACGCGTTGTTTTAGTTGAAATGCTGTCCAATAGTCAGCCGTTTCACTCATGTAATCCGTGCCAATATTTTCTTTTGCTAATTCACGTTTAGTAAATTCGCCCAGTGGATCTGCACCAACTGCACTGATATATTGGGCACTGTGGCCTAAACGAGTTACCCCGACAGCCACATTTAATTCCGCACCACCTAAAATCTTTTTATAATTAAGTGCATCAGCTAAATCCATATCAGCATCAGTCGCACCAAATGTCACAACGGGTTCACCAATTGTTAAAAATTCGCTCATTGTTCGTTCCTCATCTTCATTGTATTTAATATTTTTATTTAGTAATCATGCTTAGCGGCCAAAGAATACCCAGCCGACAAGTTCATTAACAATTGAAACCGTCCACATCACTGGAATTGTATATTTATAAAATTCTTTAGCTTGGACCTTGGTGTACTCTAACGCCCAAACATTCCATGATTGTGTAATATCCCCGGAAACCGCCATGATGCTTGGAATATAAAGTAATGGCAGCAAGAAATATGGACTAAACATCCCAGTTGCCGCTAGGACTGCGGCGGTTGCTGCCCCCGCACCCCAGACGTGCAAAGGGCCACGGAAAAGTGCTAATGGTGCCAAAACACCGATGGTAATCGCCAATACGAGTGTATTTGATGGAATCAAAGCGGCAAAGATTCCTTGGAACCGTTGCGTGTTCATGACTGCGGCTGATGAAAACATCACCAGCGCCATCAAGAACATCACCAAGCCGGCAATATCAGAAATTGCTTGTTGGATGGTGTTATTGATAAATTCAACTGCACCTTTATATGACTTCAATTTACCAGTCAATAACATTGCTAAGATTGTTGATAATACTAACGCTGGTACGGCATCCCAATGTAAAACCATGTTAAAGAATACGGGTAATACTGGAATGATGTACGCAACTGGATTAATTTTTGGCAAGGCCGGATCAGTGCTGACTTCTTCTGCCATTTCCGTTTTTACTTGGTTGGCATGAATTTTCTTCGAATTCAGTAACAAGAAGATAATTACCGCAACTAATTGAATTCCCATTGCAGTCCAACCGAATTGCAAGTATTTACCACCAAATTGAACTTGTGGGAAAAATGCTTTGATTTGGTTGAATAAAACCACGTTGACATACATTGATGACCCGATAGCCATCGTAAACGCTGCCACCGCCACCGGCTTTGGCAAACCCAGTGAGAACAAAATTGGCAAGAGGATCACCCCAATTGCGATTACCGAACCAACCCCGTAGGCACTCACGAAGATAAAGGCGGTAACTAAAACTACTAAGATTGCCGCAAGTAGTGGTGATTTGCGACCGACTTTTTCCGTTTTAGCACTAATCGATTGGGCAATCCCACTATCGACTAAAACCCGTCCAAACCACGAACCAAATGCAATATAGATAATGGTCGGTCCGTAATTTAAGGCTGGCTCTGCGAACACCTTTTGAATTGCCGTTTGCAGTGGCACCAAACCAATAATTGACCATAAGATCGCCATAAAGAAGAAACCAAGCATTAGGTTCCCGCCCTTAATGACATAAACGATAAAGGCAAAGAATGTTAGTAATAATAAAATCCCGATAATCATATTTGTCATGACAGTACTTTAAACCTCCGTTAACGCTGCGATTGCTGCCACAATTGTCTCAGTATTGTCCGTTGGATATTCAATGGCTACCGGTTTGTCATTAGGCAATAGCGCTAATGCTTGGCGCCAATCAACAACCCCATCCCCCAAAGGAACAACTACGGGTTTCTCATCAACGTATTCAACATCCTTGACGTGAATATATTGCGTGTATGGTGCTAACGCCCGGGCAGCTTGTAGTTCATCTTCACCCACGAAACGCCAATTACCAAGATCGTACACATAACCAACTTCTACACCGGCTAGCTCTGCTTGCTTTAAGAATTTTTCAACTGGTTGTAACGTTCCAGAAATTTTTGTTTGATCATTTTCAATATTAACTTGCAATCCTTGACTCGTAAATGGCGCCAATTCGCGCTTCAAATCACCCGTGAAGTTTGCAAAATCACCAATGTTGAATTTGATTGCGTAAATTCCAAGTGCCTGTGCTTCATCGAAATATTTTTGTAAGTCTGGATTTATCTGACCATCAACAAATACTTCTTCCGGCACACTGTAAAACAAACGCATCTTGTTAGCGACGGCCGTTTCATTAATTACAGGTGCCTCTGCCAGCACGTCGGTAAAATATTCCCGCCGCACTTCGACGTTGGTGATACCCAATGCCAATGCTTGATCAAGTAATGCTAATTGCTTAACCCCTGCTGCGACATCTTTAGCGAAAACTAAATTATTTAATACGATTTGTGTGTGTTTCATGCTGTACTCCTTTTTAATATCTTACTAAGTTGACAAAAACTTGTAGTGATAACCCCCGCATTGCACCCTAATATTTGTTAAGATGCTTAACGCGTTCAATTAATTCTTCATACGACATTTCTTGAAACTTCTTTTCCGTCGCTGACGCAAAATTTTGCCGTTCAACGGCATTAAAATCTTCAATCACATAGTATGCGGCTAAATATGCAACTAACCGTTTCTTCGCCGCATTCGTCAAATCACGATCTTCATCGTTAAACTGAACTGAATCCATAAAATGCATCGCAAATTCTTTGGCATCAATAAATGTCCGACTCATGTAAATCCCTCCCCCTTTTTTAGGTAAACGTTTACCTAAATGACAAAAAATATTTATCTGTTAGCTATATGCACAAATAAGTACCCTTACCTGCATTAAACCGGCAGATTCAAAGTTTCGTTGGTAAACGTTTACCTAAAAGGCGAAAATTAAGTACTGATTGTTACTATCAATCAGTACTCTACTAGTCTTAGCTCTTTGGTAAACGTTTTCCTTATTACGTATTTTATCCCGAATAATACGTCCCCGTCAACCCCTAAATTGAATTTCCTTGCATGATGTGTGCTTTGACGATATAACTAGCAACTTGTTCACTCTTATGTTGAATTCGATTAACTAAAATTTCGGCAGCGGCAGCACCCATTGCAAATGGCCCTTGTTGCACAGTTGTCAGTTCGGGTGCCAACACGCGCACCATTTCCGTATCGGCAAAACCAGTCAACCCAATCATTGCTGGATAACTAACATTATGCTGGTATGCCATTGCTAATAACCGTAATAATAACTGTTCTTTCAGTGCGATGACCGCCGTTTTTATCGTAAAGTCTGCGGTCCGTTCACATAGCGCTGCATATATCTTTTTGCTATCAAAATCTTTTTCACTAACTTCTAAAATTTCCAGCTTAATCCCACGATTAGCCAGACCAGCTTCAATTCCAGTTACTCGTTGATGCCGTGTTGAAACCATCCCAACAGGTTCAGTAACAACAATTACTTTTTCATAACCCTTGTCAGCAACCACTCCTGCGAGTTCCGCACTAATATCAAAATTATTCGATTCAACAACTGGCCAATTGGTTTGCGTCAATTCACGGTCAATTAAGACTGCCGGCATTTCGTCATCTTGCAAATCATTGTACTGTGCCCCATCCGTGCTAAGTGGTTGAATAATCAAGCCTTCAATTTGTTGGCTACGTAATTTTACAAATTGGTCGCGTTCACGATCTTCATTCGCGTTTGAATTCAACAAAATTGCATCATAACCGGATGCTTGTAAAATTGAATCGGCGCCTTTGAATAATTCTGTTGAGAAATTATCGTCAATGTTAGCAATCATTACGCCGATTAAGCCGGTCGCCTGGCGTTTCAATTTTTGCGCGGCTTTATTGGGCACAAAGTCATTTTCGGCAATAATTTTAGCAATCTTTTTTGAAGTTTCTTGTGACATCCGGTCTAGATGTCCGTTAATATAACGTGAAATTGTCGCAATGGAAACCCCCGCCAACTCGGCAATTTCAGTAATTGTTACTTTATCTTTTTCCATGTTTCTCGATCCGTTTACTAGATTTTTGCTAAATTTTATAAGTATTATCTGCTGGTTCAACATTAGCAGTCAAACTGCAGACAGTAGTATTTTCAGGACTTAAAAATTCATTCTTTATTAGCATACCAGACTTCTCAGATAATTAGCAATTAACGTTTGGCCTAACAAGGCTAAAATTTTTCTAGCGTGGAATTTGGATATATGTCTCAGATTGATTCCCACTACGAGGCTGGAACCAGTCTGGACACCGTGATGGAAGACAAGCATTTGAAGCCACAGTGCGGTCTTCAAATGTTTGCGAAGCTTGGTTCGCTAACGCGGTAACCATCTTCACAAATCCATAATCAGTAACGAAACCCGTTACTGATTATGCCATCACGGTGCGAGCTAAAGTCCAGCCTGTTTCCAGCCTCTTCGTTAGTTTGAGCAGGCAATCTAACTAGTTATATGCCGTAATCCTTGTCGCTGCAAGTTTAGTGGTAATCAATAATTCCACGCTTATCTAGCGGAGTGACATCATACATCTCATCACATTTTATAAATTCCACGTCAGACGCAATAGCGCCCCGAAAAAACAGCAAAAAACGGAATCAACCGTAAAATGGTGATTCCGTTTCATAATTTATTAATCTACTTGGCTAGCTTTAGCTTCATCCAAAATATCGCGCGCCTTCAAGGTCAACAAGTCGATAGCAACTTTGTTTTCACCACCTTCTGGCACAATCAAGTCCGCGTAACGCTTCGTTGGTTCAATAAATTGGTGATACATTGGCTTAGCAGTTGCCATATATTGGGAAATTACTGATTCGACCGTGCGCCCACGTTCAGCAACATCACGTTCCAAACGACGGATAAAGCGGACATCATCATCAGTGTCAACGTAAACCTTAATATCCATTAAATCACGTAAGCGTGGATCCGCAAAGACCATGATACCTTCAAGAATAATGACATCAGCTGGTTCAAGATGCCGAGTTTCTTTTGACCGTGTGAATTCTTTGTAGTCATAAACTGGCACTTCGATTGCTTCACGATTCATTAATTGCTTAATATCTTCAACGTACAAATCAGTATCAAAGGCGTCTGGGTGGTCGTAGTTAACGGCCAAACGTTCATCCATTGTCATTGCGTCTTGATTATTGTAATAGAAGTCTTGTTGCAACACTAAAATTGATTCGCCTTGTAATTGACTCAAGATAGCTTCAGTAACCGTAGTCTTCCCTGAACCTGAACCACCAGTTACCCCGATTACGATTGGTTTAGTTGTTGTCATGTTGATTATCCTCTTTGTTATCCGTGATTTAATTCCTTAATTATTATACTATTTTTTAACGTGCTTTTGGGAAAATAATCACTATGAATTTCCGGTACCTCAAGCTAACTGGTCCCAGCTAATTCACAGCATGCGTTATAATTAACGTATCAATAGTAACAGAAGCATTTGGAGGTAATCCTCATGAAATTACTATCAGTTATTCTCGTCGCACTCGCAATTCTGTTAATCACGATGTTCCACGTTACCCTCTTTTGGAACGTCATCTTTGCTGCCATCATCTTATTGTATGCCGGTCACGTTCTTTTCCACGCAAGCACCGTAAAAGCACCAGCCCACTAATTTAGGCTGACGCTTATTTTTATAGATTTATTTATGCTAGCGCGGGATTCTCATTTCTGGACTTTGGTTTAAGAATACTCATGTACCAACGAATATACCTTAGGAACTAGTTTGAGCGAATCACAAAATCAGCGATAACTGATTTTATTAAATCTACACCTCACGCCTGTTTTTTTGCTAGTTTGAGAATTATTACTAACTAACGCAGTGACGGCAATTTGCCGGCACGGAGTGGCCAATTTTATTCAATCCCACATCAGCCGGAATGGAGTCAATTTTATTTGTAATTAAATTTGGCCAAATGCGGAAGCGGTGATTGATGGGAATAACATTGGTAAGCGTTCAAATTCAGCTGGACCCCAACCAAATTCCATCGCTGGTAATACGGCATTAACAACTTCATCGGCCCGATCACTAATTTCAGTAATCCCCACTAAATGATGTGCTTTGTCGAAAACTAGGATGTTTTGGCCAAAGTTTTCATTACGCACTTGGCGATACCAATCATCACGCACGTTATTTTCTGTAATCTCATACACATCAGGATGTGCAGCGGCTTCATCAGGTGTTACCCCAGCCATCGCAATCCGTGGTGTCGTGAACGTCACCGTTGGTACATACGGATACTTGAT
This is a stretch of genomic DNA from Periweissella cryptocerci. It encodes these proteins:
- a CDS encoding sugar kinase; this translates as MSEFLTIGEPVVTFGATDADMDLADALNYKKILGGAELNVAVGVTRLGHSAQYISAVGADPLGEFTKRELAKENIGTDYMSETADYWTAFQLKQRVTKGDPETFNFRKGSAAAHLTADKLDGINFSDVKMVHLSGIFPAISQTSRATFRHLITLIEEHHVPTTYDPNLRPSLWESQEVMIETVNDLAKHGEIVLPGINEGEILMGSRDPEAIADFYLNNSERTHTVIVKLGAEGAFVKTDDGQSYTVPGFKVEHVVDTVGAGDGFALGIITALLEGLTMPEAVRRANAVGALAVQAPGDNDGYPTQAQLADFYATYEK
- a CDS encoding SLC13 family permease, translated to MTNMIIGILLLLTFFAFIVYVIKGGNLMLGFFFMAILWSIIGLVPLQTAIQKVFAEPALNYGPTIIYIAFGSWFGRVLVDSGIAQSISAKTEKVGRKSPLLAAILVVLVTAFIFVSAYGVGSVIAIGVILLPILFSLGLPKPVAVAAFTMAIGSSMYVNVVLFNQIKAFFPQVQFGGKYLQFGWTAMGIQLVAVIIFLLLNSKKIHANQVKTEMAEEVSTDPALPKINPVAYIIPVLPVFFNMVLHWDAVPALVLSTILAMLLTGKLKSYKGAVEFINNTIQQAISDIAGLVMFLMALVMFSSAAVMNTQRFQGIFAALIPSNTLVLAITIGVLAPLALFRGPLHVWGAGAATAAVLAATGMFSPYFLLPLLYIPSIMAVSGDITQSWNVWALEYTKVQAKEFYKYTIPVMWTVSIVNELVGWVFFGR
- a CDS encoding sugar phosphate isomerase/epimerase family protein; the protein is MKHTQIVLNNLVFAKDVAAGVKQLALLDQALALGITNVEVRREYFTDVLAEAPVINETAVANKMRLFYSVPEEVFVDGQINPDLQKYFDEAQALGIYAIKFNIGDFANFTGDLKRELAPFTSQGLQVNIENDQTKISGTLQPVEKFLKQAELAGVEVGYVYDLGNWRFVGEDELQAARALAPYTQYIHVKDVEYVDEKPVVVPLGDGVVDWRQALALLPNDKPVAIEYPTDNTETIVAAIAALTEV
- a CDS encoding LacI family DNA-binding transcriptional regulator translates to MEKDKVTITEIAELAGVSIATISRYINGHLDRMSQETSKKIAKIIAENDFVPNKAAQKLKRQATGLIGVMIANIDDNFSTELFKGADSILQASGYDAILLNSNANEDRERDQFVKLRSQQIEGLIIQPLSTDGAQYNDLQDDEMPAVLIDRELTQTNWPVVESNNFDISAELAGVVADKGYEKVIVVTEPVGMVSTRHQRVTGIEAGLANRGIKLEILEVSEKDFDSKKIYAALCERTADFTIKTAVIALKEQLLLRLLAMAYQHNVSYPAMIGLTGFADTEMVRVLAPELTTVQQGPFAMGAAAAEILVNRIQHKSEQVASYIVKAHIMQGNSI
- the udk gene encoding uridine kinase, translated to MTTTKPIVIGVTGGSGSGKTTVTEAILSQLQGESILVLQQDFYYNNQDAMTMDERLAVNYDHPDAFDTDLYVEDIKQLMNREAIEVPVYDYKEFTRSKETRHLEPADVIILEGIMVFADPRLRDLMDIKVYVDTDDDVRFIRRLERDVAERGRTVESVISQYMATAKPMYHQFIEPTKRYADLIVPEGGENKVAIDLLTLKARDILDEAKASQVD